The following are from one region of the Aquipuribacter nitratireducens genome:
- a CDS encoding sensor histidine kinase, with protein sequence MPPAVLARPSVRRALAVLLPLAAVAVALVESAADQRVTALGPGSVLVALALGAGVAVAVVLPVVGALLQVALFPVPSLLLDSPGPGGAQLIVLLACLLWAGYRATVRRSAVVYGLAVLVPAVTLVVAGESAWEFLFFAVILGLGWGMGLLLRRERARSLQLADLTAQLRAERAHRERQVVEEERARISRELHDAVAHTMSVMTLQVGVVRRRLADRPVERDALAGVEDLGRRGVEELRRVVGLVRTGDADALAPAPSLSRLDDLVAELRATGTDVRVAVEGEPARSLPPALDASAFRVLQEATHNALRHAPGSPIGVVVRWDGDGLCLEVVDDGPARPLPGGSRASDGSGGHGLVGMRERVALFGGRLEAGPRRDGGFAVRASLPVPS encoded by the coding sequence GTGCCCCCCGCCGTCCTCGCCCGCCCGTCGGTGCGACGCGCCCTCGCCGTCCTCCTGCCCCTCGCAGCGGTCGCGGTCGCCCTCGTGGAGTCGGCCGCCGACCAGCGGGTCACCGCGCTGGGGCCTGGCAGCGTGCTCGTCGCGCTCGCCCTCGGCGCGGGTGTCGCGGTCGCCGTCGTCCTGCCGGTGGTCGGAGCGTTGCTGCAGGTCGCCCTCTTCCCCGTCCCCTCGCTGCTCCTCGACTCGCCCGGACCCGGCGGCGCACAGCTCATCGTGCTGCTCGCCTGCCTGCTGTGGGCGGGCTACCGCGCCACGGTGCGGCGTTCCGCGGTCGTGTACGGCCTCGCGGTGCTCGTCCCCGCCGTCACGCTCGTCGTCGCGGGGGAGTCGGCGTGGGAGTTCCTCTTCTTCGCCGTCATCCTCGGCCTCGGCTGGGGCATGGGCCTGCTGCTTCGGCGCGAGCGCGCGCGGAGCCTGCAGCTGGCGGACCTCACCGCCCAGCTGCGTGCGGAACGCGCCCACCGCGAGCGGCAGGTCGTCGAGGAGGAGCGCGCCCGCATCTCCCGGGAGCTGCACGACGCCGTCGCGCACACGATGAGCGTCATGACGCTGCAGGTCGGCGTCGTCCGGCGCCGGCTCGCGGACCGGCCCGTCGAGCGGGACGCGCTCGCGGGCGTCGAGGACCTCGGTCGCCGCGGCGTGGAGGAGCTCCGCCGGGTCGTCGGGCTCGTCCGCACCGGCGACGCCGACGCGCTCGCCCCCGCACCGTCCCTGTCCCGGCTCGACGACCTCGTCGCGGAGCTGCGCGCCACCGGGACCGACGTCCGCGTCGCCGTCGAGGGGGAGCCGGCGCGCTCGCTGCCGCCCGCCCTCGACGCGTCGGCGTTCCGGGTGCTGCAGGAGGCGACGCACAACGCGCTCCGCCACGCCCCGGGCTCGCCCATCGGGGTCGTTGTGCGCTGGGATGGCGACGGCCTGTGCCTCGAGGTCGTCGACGACGGACCGGCCCGGCCGCTGCCGGGCGGGTCGCGGGCCTCCGACGGTTCCGGTGGGCACGGGCTCGTCGGGATGCGCGAGCGGGTGGCCCTCTTCGGCGGCCGCCTGGAGGCCGGACCGCGCCGCGACGGCGGGTTCGCCGTCCGCGCCTCCCTGCCGGTGCCCTCGTGA
- a CDS encoding response regulator, giving the protein MTGEGRTVRVVVCDDEAMVRAGLRMLLDGEDDIEVVGEAVDGLQAVEVVTRLRPDVVLMDVRMPRLDGLAAAARLRAEGSAARIVILTTFDDDPVVDAALRQLVTGFLLKSSSPERLLEAVREAAAGRGVLDPAVVPRVVEAYAARPAAAPASPLLERLTPRETDVLRLVARGLSNAEVAARLYLGETTVKTHLGRVLDKLGARDRPQVIALAYEHGLVRAGEPRE; this is encoded by the coding sequence GTGACCGGCGAGGGGCGGACGGTCCGCGTCGTCGTGTGCGACGACGAGGCGATGGTGCGCGCCGGGCTGCGCATGCTCCTCGACGGCGAGGACGACATCGAGGTCGTCGGGGAGGCGGTCGACGGTCTGCAGGCCGTCGAGGTCGTGACGCGCCTGCGTCCGGACGTCGTCCTCATGGACGTGCGGATGCCGCGTCTCGACGGACTCGCGGCCGCCGCCCGGCTGCGGGCCGAGGGGTCCGCCGCGCGGATCGTCATCCTCACGACCTTCGACGACGACCCGGTCGTCGACGCCGCCCTCCGCCAGCTCGTCACCGGCTTCCTCCTCAAGTCGTCCTCGCCCGAGCGGCTGCTCGAGGCCGTCCGCGAGGCGGCCGCCGGCAGGGGCGTGCTCGACCCCGCCGTCGTGCCGCGGGTCGTCGAGGCCTACGCAGCGCGGCCCGCCGCCGCGCCCGCGTCACCCCTGCTCGAGCGGCTGACACCCCGGGAGACCGACGTCCTGCGCCTCGTGGCGCGCGGCCTGTCGAACGCGGAGGTGGCCGCCCGGCTCTACCTCGGCGAGACGACGGTGAAGACCCATCTGGGACGGGTGCTCGACAAGCTCGGCGCGCGCGACCGCCCGCAGGTCATCGCGCTGGCGTACGAGCACGGGCTCGTCCGGGCCGGGGAGCCGAGGGAGTGA
- a CDS encoding GNAT family N-acetyltransferase: protein MHLRELRPTTDEAVAHSLLVLQREAYAVEAQLLGDDRIPALHECLDALRAAPLHWLGALGDDHLLGAVAWSATDALVDVDRLVVSPAAHRGGIGTRLVSHVIDLAGSRDVSVSTGSGNAPARALYERLGFARVDDVEVLPRLWVTRYRLTPSAPRPGRARARTPAR, encoded by the coding sequence GTGCACCTGCGGGAGCTCCGGCCCACCACCGACGAGGCAGTCGCCCACAGCCTGCTCGTGCTCCAGCGCGAGGCCTACGCCGTCGAGGCGCAGCTCCTCGGCGACGACCGCATCCCCGCGCTCCACGAGTGCCTCGACGCCCTCCGCGCGGCCCCGCTCCACTGGCTCGGCGCACTGGGTGACGACCACCTCCTCGGCGCCGTCGCCTGGTCGGCCACGGACGCGCTCGTCGACGTCGACCGCCTCGTCGTCTCCCCCGCCGCGCACCGTGGCGGCATCGGCACCCGACTCGTGAGCCACGTCATCGACCTCGCCGGCAGCCGCGACGTCAGCGTCTCCACCGGCAGCGGCAACGCCCCCGCCCGCGCACTGTACGAGCGCCTCGGCTTCGCACGCGTCGACGACGTCGAGGTGCTCCCCAGGCTGTGGGTGACGCGCTACCGGCTCACTCCCTCGGCTCCCCGGCCCGGACGAGCCCGTGCTCGTACGCCAGCGCGATGA
- a CDS encoding HNH endonuclease signature motif containing protein: MGPCEGEESQSTLRARLGRLRSALVDLADAVEEGAAWQVTDREVLDAIPELARSRALLESVHLRLVREVDQRGVAEASPVATSPEGFLRTACLVGPSQARRDVAAARALAPGEPLAPFAGALAEGRCTRAHVDTAVRCLDRIPQHVLDREGAGEKVAAYLLLATSDASPLDLERACRHLLATLAPERADAFDAESVNRRFLDLATDATGMTVGRFQLDPVTGAALRAALNRWSGPDPTGEAGDGPRRASVPGRGECADGCLPGADGERDRRQPRQRRADALAHLVETALGVAHPRRGERPRVVVHVTPEQLADHRHRASAGPVGLAEVEGGDPIPPWATRRLACDAVLQRIVDSPSAGPLDVGQEERLATLTQRRALAGRDQGCVIPGCGAAPAICDAHHVVHWADGGPTDLANLLLLCPGHHTAVHAGTWAVAIDEAQQVTVTPPRWVDPQRRPRPAWRQRASRLWRDTAPPDRPPNEPDRGTSGDVVDDDDMFGVHEHTWPAGVREATATRT; encoded by the coding sequence ATGGGTCCGTGCGAGGGCGAGGAGTCGCAGTCGACGCTGCGTGCGCGCCTCGGGCGGCTCCGTTCGGCTCTTGTCGACCTCGCCGACGCGGTGGAGGAGGGTGCGGCGTGGCAGGTGACGGACCGCGAGGTGCTCGATGCGATCCCCGAGCTCGCGCGGTCGCGGGCGTTGCTGGAGTCGGTGCACCTGCGCCTGGTGCGCGAGGTGGACCAGCGGGGGGTGGCGGAGGCGTCACCGGTGGCGACGTCGCCGGAGGGGTTCCTGCGGACGGCGTGCCTGGTTGGTCCTTCGCAGGCTCGTCGGGACGTGGCGGCCGCGCGGGCGCTGGCGCCGGGGGAGCCGTTGGCGCCGTTCGCTGGTGCCCTGGCGGAGGGTCGCTGCACGCGGGCGCACGTCGACACGGCGGTGCGGTGCCTGGACCGGATCCCGCAGCACGTGCTGGACCGCGAGGGCGCCGGCGAGAAGGTGGCCGCCTACCTCCTGCTCGCGACGAGCGACGCGAGCCCGTTGGACCTCGAGCGCGCGTGCCGGCACCTGCTGGCGACGCTGGCGCCGGAGCGGGCGGATGCCTTCGACGCGGAGTCGGTGAACCGGCGCTTCCTCGACCTCGCCACCGACGCCACCGGGATGACGGTGGGTCGGTTCCAGCTGGACCCGGTCACCGGGGCGGCGCTGCGCGCGGCGTTGAACCGCTGGTCCGGCCCCGACCCGACGGGTGAGGCGGGCGACGGTCCTCGGCGGGCGTCGGTGCCGGGGCGCGGCGAGTGCGCGGACGGGTGCCTGCCGGGTGCGGACGGGGAGCGGGACCGGCGCCAGCCGCGGCAACGCCGCGCGGACGCCCTCGCGCACCTGGTGGAGACGGCGCTCGGCGTCGCGCACCCGCGCCGCGGGGAGCGCCCCCGGGTCGTCGTGCACGTCACCCCCGAGCAGCTCGCCGACCACCGCCACCGTGCCTCGGCCGGCCCGGTCGGGCTCGCCGAGGTGGAGGGCGGGGACCCGATCCCGCCGTGGGCGACCCGCCGGCTCGCGTGCGACGCAGTGTTGCAGCGGATCGTCGACAGCCCGAGCGCCGGGCCGCTCGACGTGGGCCAGGAGGAGCGCCTCGCAACCCTCACCCAGCGTCGGGCGCTCGCCGGCCGCGACCAGGGGTGCGTGATCCCCGGCTGCGGCGCGGCGCCGGCGATCTGCGACGCCCATCACGTCGTGCACTGGGCCGACGGCGGCCCGACTGACCTCGCGAACCTGCTCCTGCTGTGCCCGGGCCACCACACCGCGGTGCACGCCGGCACGTGGGCGGTCGCGATCGACGAGGCCCAGCAGGTGACCGTCACCCCACCCCGGTGGGTCGACCCGCAACGACGACCCCGACCCGCGTGGCGGCAACGCGCGAGCCGCCTCTGGCGCGACACCGCTCCGCCGGACCGGCCGCCGAACGAACCTGACCGTGGCACCTCTGGTGACGTCGTGGACGACGACGACATGTTCGGCGTGCACGAGCACACGTGGCCTGCCGGTGTGCGCGAGGCGACGGCAACGCGAACGTAA
- a CDS encoding agmatinase family protein: MGAFHRHHPHPDGHHPGAAPGHEHYGPEARYAVEAESTLPLSKWQEEIDRGLELGLPGADSIVDKRIPTFSRGELPHFAGINTFLKAPYVEDVRRAGDYDVAVLGVPFDGGTTYRPGTRFGPQGIRRISALYGPYSFELGVDLRETITIGDLGDVFTIPGNIEKTFDQVSKAVGHVFASGAFPVVLGGDHSIGYPTTRGVAEHLGGNLGIIHFDRHVDTQETDLDERMHTTPWFHATDIPNVPPKNLVQIGIGGWQAPRPGVQVGRERGTTIMTLTDAVDMGIEAAAERALEVAWDGAEAVWLSFDVDCLDAAFVPGTGWPEPGGFLPREVLKFIQIIADARPLAGIEVVECSPPYDNAEITALISTRVICDTLGCLVRSGHLPKGRA; this comes from the coding sequence GTGGGCGCCTTCCACCGCCACCACCCGCACCCCGACGGCCACCACCCCGGCGCCGCACCCGGCCACGAGCACTACGGCCCCGAGGCGCGCTACGCGGTCGAGGCCGAGTCGACGCTGCCGCTCAGCAAGTGGCAGGAGGAGATCGACCGCGGGCTCGAGCTCGGGCTGCCCGGCGCCGACTCCATCGTCGACAAGCGCATCCCCACGTTCTCCCGCGGCGAGCTGCCCCACTTCGCCGGCATCAACACGTTCCTCAAGGCCCCGTACGTGGAGGACGTCCGCCGTGCCGGCGACTACGACGTCGCCGTCCTCGGGGTTCCCTTCGACGGCGGCACCACCTACCGCCCCGGCACGCGGTTCGGACCGCAGGGCATCCGCAGGATCTCCGCCCTCTACGGCCCGTACAGCTTCGAGCTCGGCGTCGACCTGCGCGAGACCATCACCATCGGCGACCTCGGGGACGTCTTCACCATCCCGGGCAACATCGAGAAGACGTTCGACCAGGTGTCGAAGGCCGTCGGGCACGTCTTCGCCTCCGGGGCGTTCCCCGTCGTGCTCGGCGGCGACCACTCCATCGGCTACCCGACGACCCGGGGCGTCGCGGAGCACCTCGGCGGCAACCTCGGGATCATCCACTTCGACCGCCACGTCGACACCCAGGAGACCGACCTCGACGAGCGGATGCACACCACCCCGTGGTTCCACGCCACGGACATCCCCAACGTGCCGCCGAAGAACCTCGTCCAGATCGGCATCGGCGGCTGGCAGGCCCCCCGCCCCGGGGTGCAGGTCGGCCGGGAGCGCGGTACGACGATCATGACCCTCACCGACGCCGTCGACATGGGTATCGAGGCCGCCGCCGAGCGCGCGCTCGAGGTCGCGTGGGACGGCGCCGAGGCCGTGTGGCTGTCGTTCGACGTCGACTGCCTCGACGCCGCGTTCGTGCCCGGCACCGGCTGGCCCGAGCCCGGCGGGTTCCTCCCCCGCGAGGTCCTGAAGTTCATCCAGATCATCGCCGACGCCCGGCCGCTGGCCGGGATCGAGGTCGTGGAGTGCTCCCCGCCCTACGACAACGCCGAGATCACCGCGCTGATCTCCACCCGGGTCATCTGCGACACGTTGGGCTGCCTCGTGCGCTCCGGCCACCTCCCCAAGGGCCGCGCCTAG
- a CDS encoding sodium:solute symporter family protein — translation MIILGVALTVVAVLVVGLVVARRVDGDTTNFLVAGRALPLPLAAAGLMGQAVDSNATLGNTDLTASFGFWAGASLPLGLALCLLLTGIFFAPRMNRMRLYTLGDFYRRRYGRLVEVLSSVLMVVSFGILLAGNLVAGGLILDRFLGTGYALGVVLLVAVILTYTVAGGMISDAYTAALQMIITLVAVVALFLWVATTYGISIPEGMGPFDLGQLTDPAQGAPINWGTLFALALGDIVALDFMQRIFSAGSPSIARRACFVGAAGTAFVGVLYALIALSAGTAVDPADGPVLFTIITDAAPIGLAILVLSGIIAASCSTANGAVLGTASVITRNIVGQRRLGTGHGHTDTQLRLVRLFMLPVVGIGILLAIQVPQTGILLTLAFDVMGACLLVPFALGVYWARSTPAAALAAILTGAVVRLTTFVLTPTIYGAPNDLLYVPNSFVTAGFDGYPVFLATGASLVVFVVTALLTTPRPELHDVEGIGAREEIDLRVPAARQAEGVPAGQA, via the coding sequence ATGATCATCCTCGGAGTCGCGCTCACGGTCGTGGCCGTCCTCGTCGTCGGGCTCGTCGTGGCCCGACGCGTCGACGGCGACACCACCAACTTCCTCGTCGCCGGCCGGGCCCTGCCCCTGCCGCTGGCGGCGGCCGGGCTCATGGGCCAGGCCGTCGACTCGAACGCGACGCTGGGCAACACCGACCTCACGGCGTCGTTCGGGTTCTGGGCCGGCGCGTCCCTGCCGCTCGGGCTCGCGCTGTGCCTGCTGCTCACCGGCATCTTCTTCGCGCCGCGCATGAACCGCATGCGCCTGTACACCCTCGGCGACTTCTACCGGCGCCGCTACGGCCGCCTCGTGGAGGTCCTCAGCTCCGTCCTCATGGTCGTGAGCTTCGGCATCCTCCTCGCGGGCAACCTCGTGGCGGGCGGGCTCATCCTCGACCGGTTCCTCGGCACGGGCTACGCGCTCGGCGTCGTCCTGCTCGTCGCGGTGATCCTCACCTACACCGTCGCCGGCGGCATGATCTCCGACGCGTACACCGCCGCCCTGCAGATGATCATCACGCTGGTCGCGGTGGTCGCGCTCTTCCTGTGGGTCGCCACGACGTACGGCATCTCGATCCCCGAGGGCATGGGGCCGTTCGACCTCGGCCAGCTCACCGACCCCGCGCAGGGCGCCCCCATCAACTGGGGGACGCTGTTCGCGCTCGCGCTCGGCGACATCGTCGCGCTCGACTTCATGCAGCGGATCTTCTCCGCGGGCAGCCCGTCGATCGCCCGTCGCGCGTGCTTCGTCGGGGCTGCCGGGACTGCGTTCGTCGGCGTCCTCTACGCCCTCATCGCGCTGTCCGCGGGCACCGCCGTGGACCCCGCCGACGGCCCGGTCCTCTTCACGATCATCACGGACGCGGCGCCGATCGGTCTCGCCATCCTCGTCCTGTCCGGGATCATCGCCGCGTCGTGCTCGACGGCGAACGGGGCCGTGCTCGGTACCGCGTCCGTCATCACGCGCAACATCGTCGGCCAGCGCCGCCTCGGCACCGGCCACGGGCACACCGACACCCAGCTCCGCCTCGTGCGGCTGTTCATGCTCCCGGTCGTCGGGATCGGCATCCTGCTCGCCATCCAGGTGCCGCAGACCGGGATCCTCCTCACCCTCGCGTTCGACGTCATGGGCGCGTGCCTGCTCGTTCCGTTCGCGCTGGGGGTCTACTGGGCCCGCTCGACGCCCGCGGCCGCCCTCGCGGCGATCCTCACCGGGGCGGTCGTGCGCCTCACGACGTTCGTCCTCACCCCGACGATCTACGGGGCACCGAACGACCTGCTGTACGTGCCGAACTCGTTCGTCACGGCCGGGTTCGACGGCTACCCGGTCTTCCTCGCCACGGGCGCCTCGCTCGTCGTCTTCGTCGTGACGGCGCTGCTCACCACGCCCCGGCCGGAGCTGCACGACGTCGAGGGCATCGGCGCGCGCGAGGAGATCGACCTGCGGGTGCCCGCCGCGCGGCAGGCGGAGGGCGTGCCGGCCGGGCAGGCGTGA
- a CDS encoding LLM class flavin-dependent oxidoreductase, translating to MGRLQHLGWFFSRGFGPQGWGREDHRWGYRWQEPRLYQQAVRELEQAGLDLVIMEDAVSLGNPETLDLRVREAYGGPKHDPLLLAPYLFDVTSHIGLAPTVNAGITPPYLAARQAATLQHLSGYRFGLNVVTDVGSARHVGAAPLPHDAAYDRAEEWVGVVRRLWHSWGDGALVADEGTWRFADGDRIDAFRHSGEYFDVAGPLNAVPFADGDDPVVVSPGGSPRGLAFAGAHSDVQLALAPLDVDSVRAYRRRVLDAAAAAGRSDKDIRVLFVVKPEIVASPEEADRVVEASRHPSEADLLRIAVGQSSDLETDLTRLPLDEPVPASAFGDHVSQGTIRGLLGRDGELGRDTLREVLTRKARKGRLADRTGFVGTAEELADYVEGMGDDAGNNGWILSGDLHPTTVHRMLDDLVPVLRRRGVLRSEYGDGGVRANLFDF from the coding sequence ATGGGACGACTGCAGCACCTCGGCTGGTTCTTCTCCCGCGGGTTCGGCCCGCAGGGCTGGGGCCGCGAGGACCACCGCTGGGGGTACCGCTGGCAGGAGCCGCGGCTGTACCAGCAGGCGGTCCGCGAGCTCGAGCAGGCGGGGCTCGACCTCGTGATCATGGAGGACGCGGTGTCGCTCGGGAACCCGGAGACCCTCGACCTGCGGGTCCGCGAGGCCTACGGCGGACCGAAGCACGACCCGCTGCTGCTCGCGCCGTACCTTTTCGACGTCACCTCGCACATCGGCCTCGCACCGACGGTGAACGCCGGCATCACCCCGCCGTACCTCGCGGCGCGGCAGGCGGCGACGCTGCAGCACCTGTCGGGGTACCGGTTCGGGCTCAACGTCGTCACCGACGTCGGCAGCGCCCGGCACGTCGGCGCCGCCCCGCTGCCGCACGACGCCGCCTACGACCGGGCCGAGGAGTGGGTCGGCGTCGTCAGGCGGTTGTGGCACTCGTGGGGCGACGGCGCCTTGGTCGCCGACGAGGGGACGTGGCGGTTCGCCGACGGCGACCGGATCGACGCGTTCCGGCACAGCGGCGAGTACTTCGACGTCGCCGGCCCGCTCAACGCCGTGCCGTTCGCGGACGGCGACGACCCGGTGGTGGTCTCTCCCGGCGGGTCACCGCGCGGGCTCGCGTTCGCCGGCGCCCACTCCGACGTGCAGCTCGCCCTCGCCCCGCTCGACGTCGACAGCGTCCGCGCCTACCGGCGCCGTGTCCTCGACGCCGCCGCGGCCGCCGGGCGCAGCGACAAGGACATCCGCGTCCTGTTCGTCGTGAAGCCGGAGATCGTGGCGAGCCCGGAGGAGGCGGACCGCGTCGTCGAGGCGTCCCGGCACCCGAGCGAGGCGGACCTGCTCCGCATCGCCGTCGGGCAGTCGAGCGACCTCGAGACCGACCTGACGCGCCTGCCGCTCGACGAGCCGGTGCCCGCGTCGGCGTTCGGGGACCACGTGTCGCAGGGCACGATCCGCGGGCTGCTCGGCAGGGACGGCGAGCTGGGTCGGGACACGCTCCGCGAGGTGCTGACCCGGAAGGCGCGGAAGGGCCGCCTGGCGGACCGGACGGGGTTCGTCGGCACGGCGGAGGAGCTCGCCGACTACGTCGAGGGGATGGGCGACGACGCCGGCAACAACGGCTGGATCCTGTCCGGCGACCTCCACCCGACGACCGTCCACCGGATGCTCGACGACCTCGTGCCGGTGCTGCGGCGCCGCGGCGTGCTGCGGAGCGAGTACGGGGACGGCGGGGTGCGGGCGAACCTCTTCGACTTCTGA
- a CDS encoding O-acetylhomoserine aminocarboxypropyltransferase/cysteine synthase family protein, producing the protein MPESPRPRPLPSPRPQPRGFATDQVHAGADPDAASGARIPPIHLTAGFVFDSFDTAAARFAGDDDGYTYSRVGNPSHTALERRLAALEGGDDAILVGSGQAAVTVALLGVLAAGDRLLSSASLYEGSRGLFRDNFSRFGIGTDFVDTPTDVEAWRRAIRPTTRALFVESIPNPSNDLHDLAALADLAHEHGLPLVVDNTLATPYLLRPLEHGADVVVHSASKFLAGHGASLGGVVVVGGDHAWARRADMHPHLHEPSALLRGSSWTDAHGDAAYARFTRDLVAARLGPTISPVHAFLLQQGVETLSLRVAQHSRNALAVAQWLHAQPDVVDVGYPGLPGHPSHALAQQYLPRGAGSVFTVTLAGGTDAARAFVDALALVSHMTHLGDVRTLVLHPASTTHAHRTSAERAAAGVHDGTLRLSVGIEDVADVVADLARGLAAVRDALTAAPAA; encoded by the coding sequence GTGCCCGAGTCCCCCCGTCCCCGACCGCTCCCCTCGCCTCGTCCCCAGCCGCGCGGCTTCGCGACCGACCAGGTCCACGCCGGCGCCGACCCGGACGCCGCGTCCGGCGCGCGCATCCCGCCCATCCACCTCACCGCGGGCTTCGTCTTCGACAGCTTCGACACCGCCGCCGCCCGGTTCGCCGGCGACGACGACGGCTACACGTACTCCCGCGTCGGCAACCCCTCCCACACCGCTCTCGAGCGACGTCTCGCTGCCCTCGAGGGCGGCGACGACGCGATCCTCGTCGGGTCCGGGCAGGCCGCCGTCACCGTCGCCCTCCTCGGCGTCCTCGCCGCCGGCGACCGCCTGCTGAGCAGCGCGAGCCTCTACGAGGGCTCGCGGGGGCTGTTCCGTGACAACTTCTCCCGCTTCGGCATCGGTACCGACTTCGTCGACACCCCCACCGACGTCGAGGCGTGGCGACGGGCGATCCGGCCGACGACCCGGGCGCTCTTCGTCGAGTCGATCCCCAACCCGTCGAACGACCTCCACGACCTCGCCGCGCTCGCCGACCTCGCCCACGAGCACGGGCTCCCCCTCGTCGTCGACAACACCCTCGCGACGCCGTACCTGCTGCGCCCGCTCGAGCACGGCGCCGACGTCGTCGTGCACTCCGCGAGCAAGTTCCTCGCCGGGCACGGCGCCTCGCTCGGCGGGGTCGTCGTCGTCGGTGGCGACCACGCGTGGGCGCGCCGGGCGGACATGCACCCGCACCTGCACGAGCCGTCGGCGCTGCTGCGCGGTTCCTCGTGGACCGACGCGCACGGCGACGCGGCCTACGCCCGCTTCACGCGCGACCTCGTCGCCGCCCGCCTCGGCCCGACGATCTCGCCCGTCCACGCGTTCCTCCTCCAGCAGGGCGTCGAGACGCTGTCGCTGCGGGTCGCGCAGCACAGCCGCAACGCGCTCGCCGTCGCGCAGTGGCTGCACGCGCAACCCGACGTCGTCGACGTCGGCTACCCGGGCCTGCCGGGTCACCCGTCGCACGCGCTCGCGCAGCAGTACCTGCCGCGGGGGGCGGGCTCGGTGTTCACCGTCACGCTCGCCGGCGGCACCGACGCCGCGCGGGCGTTCGTCGACGCCCTCGCGCTCGTCAGCCACATGACGCACCTCGGGGACGTGCGCACGCTCGTCCTGCACCCGGCGTCGACCACCCACGCGCACCGCACGTCGGCGGAGCGGGCCGCGGCCGGCGTCCACGACGGGACGCTGCGGCTGTCCGTCGGGATCGAGGACGTCGCGGACGTCGTCGCCGACCTCGCCCGCGGCCTCGCCGCCGTCCGCGACGCCCTCACCGCCGCGCCCGCGGCCTGA
- a CDS encoding endonuclease — MSSPTRTDLVRALLDAHGTTYAAEAGIRLKDTPSPLFRLLVLANLLSARIDAGIAVASARALSSAGMRTPKAMAEATWQERVDALGEGGYRRYDERTATMLGDTAELVQERWRGDLRRMHGSADDVQGLRRLLEEVPGIGPTGSAIYCREVQGVRPEVAPFLDDRVLDGARAVGLPDDADALAGLVSPDDLPRLAAACTRVTLDDGAADRVRDAAA, encoded by the coding sequence GTGAGCAGCCCCACCCGCACCGACCTCGTCCGTGCGCTCCTCGACGCCCACGGCACGACGTACGCGGCCGAGGCGGGCATCCGGCTCAAGGACACGCCGTCGCCCTTGTTCCGGCTCCTCGTCCTCGCGAACCTCCTGTCGGCGCGGATCGACGCCGGCATCGCCGTCGCGTCCGCACGGGCCCTGTCCTCGGCGGGCATGAGGACACCGAAGGCGATGGCGGAGGCGACGTGGCAGGAACGCGTCGACGCTCTGGGCGAGGGTGGGTACCGCCGCTACGACGAACGCACCGCGACGATGCTCGGCGACACCGCCGAGCTCGTGCAGGAGCGCTGGCGCGGCGACCTGCGCCGCATGCACGGCTCCGCCGACGACGTCCAGGGACTGCGTCGGCTGCTCGAGGAGGTGCCCGGCATCGGCCCGACCGGCTCGGCCATCTACTGCCGCGAGGTGCAGGGCGTCCGGCCCGAGGTCGCCCCGTTCCTCGACGACCGCGTCCTCGACGGCGCCCGCGCGGTCGGGCTCCCCGACGACGCGGACGCCCTGGCCGGGCTCGTGTCCCCCGACGACCTGCCGCGGCTCGCCGCCGCGTGCACCCGCGTCACGCTCGACGACGGCGCCGCGGACCGGGTGCGCGACGCCGCCGCGTGA